The following proteins are co-located in the Pseudomonas sp. ATCC 13867 genome:
- the rarD gene encoding EamA family transporter RarD has product MNISGRGVALSLASSVLFVTLPGYIHSLEPLTSIQVIAHRVVWSIPMVLLLVWFTRQGGVLRESGRRLLREPWLLACFPLTAAMMLVQWGVFIWAPMVGRTLELSLGYFLLPLTMVLCGRVFYGERLTPLQAVAVAFAVAGVLHELWLTRAFSWFTLITALGYPPYFMLRRRMGVDALSGFVFEMAVLLPFAFLALWLTGSGQVLEETPRLWALLPVLGLISALAFGAMMAASRLLPMGLFGILSYVEPVLLFAIAVLFLGEAFQSAQIWTYGPIWIAVLLTGWDSARLLRRQARRDAFKVKG; this is encoded by the coding sequence TCCATTCGCTGGAGCCGCTGACCAGTATCCAGGTGATCGCTCACCGGGTGGTCTGGTCGATTCCGATGGTGCTGTTGCTGGTGTGGTTCACTCGCCAGGGCGGCGTGCTGCGTGAGTCGGGTCGGCGTCTGCTGCGAGAGCCGTGGCTGCTGGCTTGTTTCCCGCTGACGGCGGCGATGATGCTGGTGCAGTGGGGGGTGTTCATCTGGGCTCCTATGGTCGGGCGCACCCTGGAGCTGTCCCTGGGGTATTTCCTGCTGCCGCTGACGATGGTGCTCTGTGGTCGGGTGTTCTACGGCGAACGCCTGACGCCATTGCAGGCCGTTGCCGTCGCCTTCGCGGTGGCCGGCGTGCTGCACGAACTGTGGCTGACCCGGGCGTTTTCCTGGTTCACCCTGATCACCGCGCTGGGTTACCCGCCGTATTTCATGTTGCGCCGCAGGATGGGTGTGGATGCATTGTCCGGCTTCGTCTTCGAGATGGCCGTGCTGCTGCCGTTCGCCTTCCTGGCGCTGTGGCTGACCGGCAGCGGACAGGTGCTGGAGGAAACGCCACGGCTATGGGCGTTATTGCCGGTGCTGGGGCTGATCAGCGCTCTGGCTTTTGGCGCCATGATGGCGGCCAGCCGGCTGTTGCCGATGGGGCTGTTCGGGATTCTCAGCTACGTGGAGCCGGTGCTGTTGTTCGCCATTGCCGTGCTGTTCCTCGGCGAGGCGTTTCAGTCGGCGCAGATCTGGACCTACGGGCCGATCTGGATCGCGGTGCTGCTGACGGGCTGGGATAGCGCGCGTCTGCTGCGCCGTCAGGCGCGTCGCGATGCCTTCAAGGTGAAGGGCTGA
- a CDS encoding C40 family peptidase produces MAATEATASSKITRTYHPAPVDLRVPVQGSALLTMTPKAEKPAKSEAHQVTQRAFSMIGTPYRWGGTSPKRGFDCSGLVNYVFQNIDEVDLPRTAREIYSMRGNPKVARGDLQPGDLVFFRIHNRRTVDHVGIYVGDNQFVHAPRRGQKVRVSDLNGDYWKRHYTAARRILPETLAKADMDNHRFD; encoded by the coding sequence TTGGCCGCCACCGAGGCAACTGCCTCCTCCAAGATCACGCGCACCTACCACCCCGCGCCGGTCGACCTGCGCGTCCCGGTCCAGGGCAGCGCCCTGCTGACCATGACGCCCAAGGCTGAAAAACCTGCCAAGAGCGAGGCGCACCAGGTTACCCAGCGCGCCTTCAGCATGATCGGAACCCCCTACCGCTGGGGCGGCACCTCGCCCAAGCGCGGCTTCGACTGCAGCGGATTGGTCAACTACGTCTTCCAGAACATCGATGAAGTCGACCTGCCGCGCACCGCGCGCGAAATCTACAGCATGCGCGGCAACCCGAAGGTGGCCCGCGGCGACCTGCAGCCAGGCGACCTGGTGTTCTTCCGCATCCACAACCGCCGCACTGTCGACCACGTCGGCATCTACGTTGGCGACAACCAGTTCGTCCATGCTCCACGCCGTGGCCAGAAGGTTCGCGTCTCCGACCTCAATGGCGACTACTGGAAACGCCACTACACCGCCGCTCGCCGCATCCTGCCGGAAACCCTGGCCAAGGCCGACATGGACAACCATCGCTTCGACTGA
- a CDS encoding NUDIX hydrolase yields MTLVTINIAAACLLDDSGRLLLVRKRGTQAFMLPGGKHEPGETSVQALLRELDEELNLRLTENALAPLGRFQADAANEPETRVDAQVYVAALPHPVSPAAELEELAWLDTTGNTPHSLAPLLREQVLPALLRHLA; encoded by the coding sequence ATGACCCTCGTCACGATCAACATCGCCGCCGCCTGCCTGCTCGACGACAGCGGCCGACTGCTGCTGGTGCGCAAGCGCGGCACCCAGGCCTTCATGCTGCCGGGAGGCAAGCACGAGCCCGGCGAAACGTCGGTGCAGGCCCTGCTGCGGGAACTGGATGAAGAGCTCAACCTGCGCCTGACGGAAAACGCACTTGCCCCGCTGGGTCGCTTCCAGGCCGACGCCGCCAATGAGCCCGAGACCCGGGTCGACGCACAGGTCTACGTGGCAGCCCTGCCTCACCCGGTCAGCCCGGCGGCGGAACTGGAAGAGCTGGCCTGGCTGGACACCACCGGCAACACCCCGCACAGCCTCGCGCCACTGCTGCGCGAACAGGTACTGCCTGCCCTTCTCCGACACCTGGCCTGA
- a CDS encoding dihydrofolate reductase family protein translates to MQATLIYFVAASLDGYIARPDGSVDWLQGYDSATDDHGYGAFYASIDGLLMGRASYLHCLEQGDWPYPDKPTLVMTRANHMPLAGPRIELVHCPPSEALDALQAKGCERIWLVGGGSLAGNFLAAGLLDELIVSIIPHLLGAGIPLFSIGLEQRLQLLEQRSFPSGIVQLRYQVLKESPSP, encoded by the coding sequence GTGCAAGCGACACTCATCTATTTCGTGGCCGCCAGCCTGGACGGATACATCGCCCGCCCCGATGGCAGCGTGGACTGGCTGCAAGGCTACGACAGCGCGACTGACGACCACGGCTACGGCGCCTTCTACGCCAGTATCGACGGCCTGTTGATGGGGCGCGCCAGCTACCTGCATTGCCTGGAGCAGGGCGACTGGCCCTATCCGGACAAGCCGACGCTGGTCATGACCCGCGCCAACCACATGCCCCTGGCGGGCCCTCGGATCGAACTGGTCCACTGTCCGCCGAGCGAGGCCCTGGACGCCCTGCAAGCCAAAGGCTGCGAGCGCATCTGGCTGGTCGGCGGGGGCAGCCTGGCGGGGAACTTTCTCGCCGCGGGCTTGCTCGACGAACTGATCGTCAGCATCATCCCCCACCTGCTCGGAGCCGGCATTCCACTGTTCAGCATCGGGCTCGAACAGCGCCTGCAACTGCTGGAACAGCGCAGCTTCCCCAGCGGCATCGTGCAACTGCGTTACCAAGTCCTCAAGGAAAGTCCCTCGCCATGA
- a CDS encoding MFS transporter, with protein sequence MMHRPTAAERLERLPLSPYHRLIFVIIALAFFFDSVDLAMMTFLLGSIKAEFGLSSAQAGLLASSSFVGMVIGAALSGLLADRFGRKPVFQWSIVLWGIASYLCSTAADVQQLTLYRVLLGIGMGMEFPIAQSLLSEMIPAQKRGKYIALMDGFWPLGFLAAGCLSYFVLPLAGWRSLFLLLAFPALFVLAIRFMIPESPRWLEQAGLQDKAERSLERIEARVMASLKLTNLPEPRPLARPEPSAPGFFRAFAELWSPTYRHRTLTVWSLWFLALLGFYGLTSWLSALMQQSGFAVTQSVYYTVLISLAGIPGFLCAAWLVERWGRKPSCVLMLLGGGVMAYAYGQTAVFGGSLGLLIGFGLAMQFFLFGMWAVLYTYTPELYPTSARATGSGFASAVGRVGSLLGPTLSGLILPVAGQGGVFTLGALCFLLAAGVVWAFGIETRGRTLEELAG encoded by the coding sequence ATGATGCACCGCCCGACCGCCGCCGAGCGCCTGGAGCGCCTACCGCTGAGCCCCTATCACCGGCTGATCTTCGTGATCATCGCCCTGGCGTTCTTCTTCGACTCCGTGGACCTGGCGATGATGACCTTCCTGCTCGGCTCGATCAAAGCCGAGTTCGGCCTCTCCAGCGCCCAGGCCGGGTTGCTGGCCAGCTCCAGTTTCGTCGGCATGGTGATCGGCGCGGCGCTGTCCGGACTGCTCGCCGACCGTTTCGGGCGCAAGCCGGTGTTCCAGTGGAGCATCGTGCTCTGGGGCATCGCCAGCTACCTCTGCTCCACCGCCGCCGACGTGCAGCAGTTGACCCTCTACCGTGTGCTGCTGGGGATCGGCATGGGCATGGAGTTCCCCATCGCCCAGTCGTTGCTCTCGGAAATGATCCCGGCGCAGAAACGCGGCAAGTACATCGCCCTGATGGACGGTTTCTGGCCGCTGGGCTTCCTTGCCGCCGGCTGCCTGTCCTACTTCGTCCTGCCGCTGGCCGGCTGGCGCAGCCTGTTCCTGCTGCTGGCCTTCCCGGCGCTGTTCGTCCTGGCGATCCGCTTCATGATCCCCGAGTCGCCGCGCTGGCTGGAACAGGCCGGGCTGCAGGACAAGGCCGAGCGCTCACTGGAGCGCATCGAGGCACGGGTGATGGCCTCGCTGAAGCTGACCAACCTGCCCGAACCACGCCCGCTGGCCCGCCCGGAACCGAGCGCGCCGGGCTTCTTCCGTGCCTTCGCCGAACTCTGGTCGCCCACCTACCGGCACCGCACCCTGACGGTCTGGAGCCTGTGGTTCCTTGCCCTGCTCGGCTTCTACGGACTGACCTCCTGGCTCAGCGCGCTGATGCAGCAGTCCGGGTTCGCCGTCACCCAGTCGGTGTACTACACCGTGCTGATTTCCCTGGCCGGCATTCCCGGCTTCCTCTGTGCGGCCTGGCTGGTCGAGCGCTGGGGCCGCAAACCCAGTTGCGTGCTGATGCTCCTGGGCGGCGGCGTCATGGCTTACGCCTACGGACAGACGGCGGTATTCGGCGGCAGCCTGGGCCTGCTGATCGGCTTCGGCCTGGCCATGCAGTTCTTCCTGTTCGGCATGTGGGCGGTGCTCTACACCTACACGCCGGAGCTCTATCCCACCTCGGCGCGCGCCACCGGCTCGGGCTTCGCCTCGGCGGTCGGTCGCGTCGGCTCGCTGCTCGGCCCCACCCTCAGCGGCCTGATCCTGCCAGTGGCCGGCCAGGGTGGCGTGTTCACCCTCGGCGCACTGTGTTTCCTGCTGGCTGCCGGCGTGGTCTGGGCCTTCGGCATCGAAACCCGTGGCCGAACCCTGGAGGAACTTGCCGGCTGA
- a CDS encoding DEAD/DEAH box helicase: MSRSALFSQFALHERLLKALDSLSFSEPTPVQAAAIPKALEGRDLRVTAQTGSGKTAAFVLPLLHRLLTEDKPRSGARALILLPTRELAQQTLKEVERFAQFTFIKACLITGGEDFKVQGARLRKNPEIIIGTPGRLNEQFNAGNLPLGDVEVLVLDEADRMLDMGFSEDVLKLAAQCPAERQTLLFSATSGSGLHAMVEQVLREPETLQLNRVSELNEDVSQQVILTDHVGHKEELLQWLLTNETYEKAIVFTNTRVAADRLTGRLIAAGHKVFVLHGEKDQKDRKLAIERLKQGAVKVLVATDVAARGLDVDGLDLVINFDIPRRGDEYVHRIGRTGRAGASGTAISLVGHGDWNLMSSIERYLKLRFELRVIKELKGTYKGPKKVKASGKAAGTKKKKDDAKKTGGKAPAKKKPAAKPKAGPSRVVSQDGMAPLKRKKPAAE, encoded by the coding sequence ATATCGAGGTCTGCCTTGTTCTCCCAATTCGCCCTGCACGAACGCCTGCTCAAGGCGCTCGATTCGTTGTCCTTCTCCGAGCCGACCCCGGTCCAGGCCGCGGCCATCCCGAAGGCCCTGGAGGGACGCGACCTGCGGGTGACGGCGCAGACCGGCAGCGGCAAGACCGCCGCCTTCGTGCTGCCGTTGCTGCATCGCCTGCTCACCGAGGACAAGCCCAGGAGCGGCGCCCGCGCGCTGATCCTGCTGCCGACCCGCGAACTGGCCCAGCAGACCCTCAAGGAAGTCGAGCGCTTCGCCCAGTTCACCTTCATCAAGGCCTGCCTGATCACCGGCGGCGAAGACTTCAAGGTGCAGGGCGCGCGCCTGCGCAAGAACCCGGAAATCATCATCGGCACCCCGGGCCGCCTGAACGAGCAGTTCAACGCTGGCAACCTGCCGCTGGGTGACGTGGAAGTGCTGGTGCTCGACGAAGCCGACCGCATGCTCGACATGGGCTTCTCCGAGGACGTGCTCAAGCTCGCCGCGCAGTGCCCGGCCGAGCGCCAGACCCTGCTGTTCTCCGCCACCAGCGGCAGCGGCCTGCATGCGATGGTCGAGCAGGTCCTGCGCGAGCCGGAGACCCTGCAGCTCAACCGTGTCAGCGAGTTGAACGAGGATGTCAGCCAGCAGGTGATCCTGACCGACCACGTCGGCCACAAGGAAGAGTTGCTGCAGTGGCTGCTGACCAACGAGACCTATGAGAAGGCCATCGTCTTCACCAACACCCGCGTTGCCGCCGACCGCCTCACCGGCCGCCTGATCGCTGCCGGCCACAAGGTCTTCGTCCTGCACGGCGAGAAGGACCAGAAGGACCGCAAGCTGGCCATCGAGCGCCTGAAGCAGGGCGCGGTGAAGGTGCTGGTCGCCACCGACGTGGCCGCCCGTGGCCTGGACGTCGACGGCCTGGATTTGGTGATCAACTTCGACATCCCGCGTCGTGGCGACGAATACGTGCACCGCATCGGCCGCACCGGCCGCGCGGGTGCCTCGGGGACTGCGATCTCGCTGGTCGGTCATGGCGACTGGAACCTGATGTCGAGCATCGAGCGCTACCTCAAGCTGCGTTTCGAGCTGCGTGTCATCAAGGAGCTGAAGGGCACCTACAAGGGGCCGAAGAAGGTCAAGGCGTCGGGCAAGGCCGCCGGCACCAAGAAGAAAAAGGACGATGCGAAGAAGACCGGCGGCAAGGCGCCGGCGAAGAAGAAGCCGGCCGCCAAGCCCAAGGCTGGCCCGTCCAGGGTGGTGAGCCAGGATGGCATGGCGCCCCTGAAGCGCAAGAAGCCGGCGGCGGAGTAA
- a CDS encoding MFS transporter, translating to MLQSVSPKHDLPLKPDPAEPRSGVLAPFSIAAFRIIWICNLFANLGTWAQSVAAAWVVTEAHASPLMVAMIQVASALPLVLLSIMSGVLADNHDRRKIMLVGLSVELSGAALVTVLAFLGYLDPLMLIVSILWLSLGSSITIPAWQAAVNEQVPPRMVGDAVLLNSVNYNVARAVGPAIGGLLLSATGPSWVFLFNCLCYAALIWAIWHWRRDVPQRTLPPEHIFEGVIAALRFTQYSSVTRLVMMRSFAFGLSASAIWALLPLLAHRNPDGNASVYGYMLGALGLGAIVASTMVSKARQLLGSSRLISFSAAVLGLVMLTLGWVDNLWVIFPALILGGSCWIAAVATYNSAVQILVPDWVKARALALYQTALYGGLAAGSFLWGHFAETLGVQGSLVAAGCLLLVSVALLYNSRLPELDAANIARAPGGMPGQPTFVFNPERGSVLVSIEYRIPAERTRDFVRAAKPLRRLRLRNGAERWALYRDVSNPEIWQELLLVDNWISHLRMLDRMTIEDKTIIDNVTSLHAGDAPPVIHHGVSYESGSYEAPPETLG from the coding sequence ATGCTGCAGTCCGTTTCACCCAAGCACGACCTCCCCCTCAAGCCCGATCCAGCCGAACCCCGCAGTGGCGTCCTCGCCCCCTTCAGCATCGCCGCGTTCCGCATCATCTGGATCTGCAACCTGTTCGCCAACCTGGGCACCTGGGCGCAGTCGGTAGCGGCCGCCTGGGTGGTTACCGAGGCTCATGCCAGCCCGTTGATGGTGGCGATGATCCAGGTCGCCTCGGCGCTGCCGCTGGTGCTGCTGTCGATCATGTCCGGCGTGCTCGCCGACAACCACGACCGCCGCAAGATCATGCTGGTGGGGCTTTCTGTCGAACTCTCCGGCGCCGCCCTGGTGACGGTGCTGGCCTTCCTCGGCTACCTCGACCCGCTGATGCTGATCGTGTCGATCCTCTGGTTGTCGCTGGGCAGCTCCATCACTATCCCGGCCTGGCAGGCGGCGGTGAACGAACAGGTGCCGCCGCGCATGGTGGGCGACGCGGTACTGCTCAACAGCGTCAACTACAACGTCGCCCGCGCCGTCGGCCCGGCCATCGGCGGGTTGCTGCTGTCGGCCACCGGGCCGTCCTGGGTGTTCCTGTTCAACTGCCTGTGCTACGCGGCGCTGATCTGGGCGATCTGGCACTGGCGCCGCGACGTGCCCCAGCGCACCCTGCCGCCGGAGCACATCTTCGAAGGCGTGATCGCCGCGCTGCGCTTCACCCAGTATTCCAGCGTTACGCGCCTGGTGATGATGCGTTCCTTCGCCTTCGGCCTGTCCGCCAGCGCCATCTGGGCGCTGCTGCCGCTACTGGCGCACCGTAACCCGGACGGCAACGCCTCGGTGTACGGCTACATGCTCGGCGCGCTGGGCCTGGGGGCCATCGTCGCCAGCACGATGGTCAGCAAGGCCCGCCAGTTGCTCGGCAGCAGCCGGCTGATCAGCTTTTCCGCCGCCGTGCTGGGGCTGGTGATGCTGACTCTGGGATGGGTCGACAATCTCTGGGTGATCTTCCCGGCGCTGATTCTCGGCGGCAGTTGCTGGATCGCAGCCGTGGCCACCTACAACTCCGCGGTGCAGATCCTCGTGCCCGACTGGGTCAAGGCCCGCGCCCTGGCGCTGTACCAGACCGCTCTGTACGGCGGCCTCGCGGCGGGCTCGTTCCTCTGGGGCCATTTCGCCGAAACCCTGGGCGTACAGGGGTCGCTGGTCGCCGCCGGCTGCCTGCTGCTGGTCTCGGTGGCGCTGCTCTACAACTCGCGCCTGCCGGAACTGGACGCCGCCAACATCGCCCGCGCACCGGGCGGTATGCCGGGCCAGCCAACCTTCGTATTCAACCCCGAACGGGGTTCGGTGCTGGTGTCCATCGAGTACCGCATCCCGGCCGAGCGCACCCGTGACTTCGTCCGCGCCGCCAAGCCGTTGCGCCGCCTGCGCCTGCGCAACGGCGCGGAACGCTGGGCGTTGTACCGTGACGTGAGCAACCCGGAGATCTGGCAGGAGCTGCTCCTGGTGGACAACTGGATCAGCCACCTGCGGATGCTCGATCGCATGACCATCGAGGACAAGACCATCATCGATAACGTCACCAGCCTGCATGCGGGCGATGCGCCTCCGGTGATTCACCACGGAGTGAGCTACGAGTCAGGGAGCTACGAGGCGCCGCCGGAGACGCTGGGGTAA
- a CDS encoding DUF2790 domain-containing protein, with the protein MKAVVILAMLGFSSLALAEQANAADQAQSAAVEQYTYDMKLDVAHVISTTDVSNQCGIVPARMTYEDSQGQRHTVEYQVWGNGCSGG; encoded by the coding sequence ATGAAAGCTGTAGTCATCCTGGCCATGCTGGGCTTCTCCTCGCTCGCCCTCGCCGAGCAGGCGAACGCCGCCGACCAGGCGCAAAGCGCGGCCGTGGAGCAGTACACCTACGACATGAAACTGGACGTTGCCCATGTAATCTCGACCACCGACGTCTCCAACCAGTGCGGCATCGTACCGGCGCGCATGACCTACGAAGACTCCCAGGGTCAGCGCCACACCGTCGAATACCAGGTGTGGGGCAACGGCTGCTCCGGCGGCTGA